A window from Balearica regulorum gibbericeps isolate bBalReg1 chromosome 1, bBalReg1.pri, whole genome shotgun sequence encodes these proteins:
- the NAGS gene encoding N-acetylglutamate synthase, mitochondrial, with amino-acid sequence MTWHVERGHRRFSAGQADPGAMQKPDKVPWLRCQAQGSPLARPGPEQVWQNTVLQIIVKAAAAAAGGQGRAEPGRARRAGRRRRHGGCAAPGAPPHCSVSRNPSRERQPITPGPPPSLAGGRGDGLRQPIARRPAWVEPPRRPRPSRGRAVPVRPVGRGRQRRAGEDEEERDEEDEDEEGIPAHGGQGWHRSPRGCRGDDVGRHEALCHRHSGRRVTRVLRAGRGAGPGAVGSGGGVVPRQALLLLPPGTRYFQRACGARPSRCGGPAGSPPRAVATERCVVTGVVRREQTESRVQLC; translated from the exons ATGACTTGGCATGTGGAAAGAGGACACAGAAGATTCTCAGCAGGACAAGCTGATCCTGGTGCAATGCAGAAGCCTGACAAGGTTCCCTGGCTCAGATGCCAGGCACAAGGATCGCCACTTGCAAGGCCAGGTCCCGAACAGGTTTGGCAGAACACAGTCCTTCAG ATCATTGTTAAAG cagcggcggcggccgccggcgggcagggcagggcagagccgggcAGGGCAAGGCGGGCGGGAAGGCGGAGGCGGCACGGGGGCTGTGCGGCGCCGGGAGCGCCGCCACACTGCAGCGTCTCCAGGAATCCCTCCCGCGAGAGGCAGCCCATCAcccccggcccgccgccctCATTGGCTGGGGGGCGGGGAGACGGGCTCCGCCAGCCAATCGCCCGGCGCCCAGCATGGGTGGAGCCGCCGCGCCGGCCTCGCCCATCCCGCGGCCGCGCGGTCCCTGTCCGCCCCGTCGGGCGGGGACGGCAGCGGCGGGCgggggaggatgaggaggagagggatgaggaggatgaggatgaggagggcATCCCCGCGCATGGCGGCCAGGGCTGGCAccgcagcccccggggctgccgcgGGGACGACGTCGGGCGGCACGAGGCGCTGTGCCACCGACACAGCGGCCGTCGGGTGACCCGGGTTCTCCGGGCAGGGCGCGGCGCTGGCCCCGGGGCGGTGGGAAGCGGAGGCGGCGTCGTCCCCCGGcaggcgctgctgctgctgccccccgGTACTCGGTACTTTCAGCGAGCCTGCGGTGCGCGGCCCTCCCGCTGCGGCGGGCCCGCGGGCAGCCCGCCTCGGGCAGTCGCGACTGAGCGGTGCGTCGTAACTGGCGTTGTTAGGCGAGAGCAGACTGAGTCGCGTGTTCAG TTGTGTTAA